Below is a genomic region from bacterium.
TCCCGCGCGCCCGCGTCGAGCGCCTCGATGATCAGCGACTCCTGGCCGAGCGCGCTGCACATGATCACCCGCGCCCCCGGGTCGAGCGCCACGATCTGCTTGAGCGCCTCGATGCCGTTTCGCTCGGGCATCACGATGTCCATCGTCGTCAGGTCCGGCGCGAGCTGCCGGTACTTCTCCACCGCCTCGACGCCGTTGCCCGCCTCCCCCACGACGTCGAAGCCGCTCTCGACGAAGATGTTGCGCAGCATCGTGCGCATGAAGAGCGCGTCGTCCACGATGAGCACCCGAGCCGTCACAGGGCCTGCCCTCCTCACGCCTCGCCGGCCCGCGCGAGGCCGGGGAGCTGGTAGATGGTGTCGATGAGCACGTCGGCGTCCACCGCGTGCACGAGCCGCCCTTCCGCGTCCGCGGCGCGGCGCACGAACGCCGCCACCGGCGCCGCCGTCCCCTCGGGGAGCGCGGCCGCGACCAGCCGCCCGGAGACGCGCTCGATCCCCTCGATCCCCGCCACGACCAGGCCCACCGCCATCTCGGGCAGGCGCAGCAGCACCACCGCGCCGGGCTCATCGGCGCCGAGGCCGGCGAGGCGCGCGAAGCGCACGAGCGTGAAGATCGTCCCGCGGTGGTTGACGATGCCGGCCACCGTGTCGGGGACGAAGGGCACCGGCGTCACCTCCCCGGGGGGCAGGATCTCGCGCACGTACGTCACATCCAGGGCGAAGCGCTCCCCGCCGGCCAGGAAGAAGAGCAGGCGCGCCTGCTCCCCCGTCGCGGCGAGCATCGCCCCGCTCACCGCTGCATCAGGCCCGCGCCGCCACGGTGAAGCGGCTGGCGGTGTGGCGCAGGCCGCCGGCGAGCTGCGCCAGGTCGTGCGCGGAGCCGGCCATCTGCTCGAGCGAGGCGGTCAGCTCCTCGGTCGCGGCCGAGGCCTCCTCGGTCGCCGCGGCGTTGTCCTCGGCAATGCGCGAGATCTCCTCGGTCGCCTTGACCATCTCGTCGGCGCCGCGCGCCTGGTCGGCGGCCAGCTTCGAGATCTCGCCCACGCCCTGGGCGACGTCGACCGTGGCGTGGACGATGCGGTCGAGCGAGCCGCGCACGGTATCGATGACCTCGCGGCCCTGGCGCATCTCCAGCGTGCCGGCCTCCATCGTGGCGAGCACCCGCAGGCTCTCCTTGCCGATCTCCGCGACCAGCGCCGTGATCTCCTCGGCGGAGCGCCGCGTGGCCTCGGCCAGCTTGCGGATCTCGTCGGCGACGACCGAGAAGCCGCGGCCGTACTCGCCGGCGTGGGCGGCCTCGATCGCCGCGTTGAGCGCCAGCAGGTTCGTCTGCTGGGAGATGCCGGTGATGACCTCGACGATCTTGCCGATCTTCTGCGTGCGCTCGCCGAAGCCATGGACGAGGCCCGCGGAGCCCTCCATCTTCTCGAAGACCGTGCGCATCTTCTCGAGCGCCTCGGCGGCCGCCGCCCCGCCGCGCTGGGCGGTGTCGCCGGCGGCGGCGCTGGCCTCGGCCGCGAGCCGGGCGCGCTCGGCGATGCGCGCGATCGCCGCGGCCCCCTGGCGGATCTGCCCCGAGGCGCGCTCGACGACTTCGACCTGCAGCTCCGCCCCCTTGGCGATGTGCTCCGTCGCGGCCGCGATCTCCTCGCCGCTCGTGCTCA
It encodes:
- a CDS encoding response regulator; the encoded protein is MTARVLIVDDALFMRTMLRNIFVESGFDVVGEAGNGVEAVEKYRQLAPDLTTMDIVMPERNGIEALKQIVALDPGARVIMCSALGQESLIIEALDAGAR
- a CDS encoding chemotaxis protein CheW, whose protein sequence is MSGAMLAATGEQARLLFFLAGGERFALDVTYVREILPPGEVTPVPFVPDTVAGIVNHRGTIFTLVRFARLAGLGADEPGAVVLLRLPEMAVGLVVAGIEGIERVSGRLVAAALPEGTAAPVAAFVRRAADAEGRLVHAVDADVLIDTIYQLPGLARAGEA
- a CDS encoding methyl-accepting chemotaxis protein; its protein translation is MRAKLILSFMVVILAMVVVNAIFYYVVRDEFLRLWLSAIVGIAVGVVLGVVISRWLTARIADLAAVTHQIAAGDLTKEVARAADRELEELAGAFRTMVGQLRMVVAQIQESAGSLNGAATGFSATAQQMSTSGEEIAAATEHIAKGAELQVEVVERASGQIRQGAAAIARIAERARLAAEASAAAGDTAQRGGAAAAEALEKMRTVFEKMEGSAGLVHGFGERTQKIGKIVEVITGISQQTNLLALNAAIEAAHAGEYGRGFSVVADEIRKLAEATRRSAEEITALVAEIGKESLRVLATMEAGTLEMRQGREVIDTVRGSLDRIVHATVDVAQGVGEISKLAADQARGADEMVKATEEISRIAEDNAAATEEASAATEELTASLEQMAGSAHDLAQLAGGLRHTASRFTVAARA